AATAATTTTCTTTTTAGTTTGTTTATCTTCACAATTCAGAAATAAAAAAAATAGACATAAAAGAAATACAAGTCTCATAGATATGAATTTTGATGAATTTTTAAAATTAACTTCAAAAATAAAGAATATAACACTTCCAGCCGAATCGTCTCACTTTAAAATGGTTCCGCCTTTTCGAAGAGACCTTATGGAAAAACAAAAAGAGGCTATAAAAAAGGCAAAAAAGGCAGGAGTATTGGCGTTGTTTTACCCAGACATAAATAAACAGACGAAATTTGTTCTCATTTTAAGAAAAACATATAAAGGTGTGCATTCAGCACAAGTTGCATTTCCCGGAGGGAAGTTAGAAAAACAAGATACTTCGTTAAAAGTAGCTGCGGTAAGAGAAACGTTTGAAGAAGTTGGTGTACCTATAGACACTATAAAAGTCATCCGAAAATTATCTCAAGTTTATATTCCACCTAGTAATTTTTATGTGCAGCCTTTTTTTGGGATTACTAAGCATACACCAAGTTTTATTAAACAAGATGACGAGGTGGAAACCATTATTGAAATTGATTTACAACACTTGTTAGACGACGGTATAATAATAACTAAAAAAGTATCAACTTCGTATAGTGTTGAAGTTGAGGTTCCTGCATTTAAATTAAATGGTTATGTTGTTTGGGGAGCAACCGCAATGATGCTAAGTGAAATGAAAGACTTGTTAAAACCATTCATGTAGTTTAATAGATTTGTTACTTTTGCAATTAACCAACCAATTTTGACGCGTGATTTATGGGATTGTTTAAAAGAAATCCATTCGGACATATATTATTTTTAAAAAAATGGCTTATTAGAATTTTAGGCACGTTAACTCATAGCCGTTTTAGAGGGTTTAATGAGCTACAAATAGAAGGCTCCGAAATTATTAAAAACTTACCAGATACTAATGTATTGTTTATTTCGAATCATCAAACTTACTTTGCTGATGTTGTGTCTATGTTTCATGTCTTTAATGCAAGCTTAAGTGGACGTGTAGACTCTATAAAAAATGTGGGGTATTTGTGGAACCCTAAGTTGAATATCTATTATGTAGCAGCCAAAGAAACCATGAAAGCGGGATTGCTACCTAAAATATTAGCTTATGTAGGGTCTATTAGTATTGAACGTACATGGAGGTCTGAAGGACAAGATGTGAATAGGCAAGTTAAGATGAGCGATATTTCAAGTATAGGAAAGGCCCTAGATGATGGTTGGGTTATTACATTTCCTCAAGGTACAACAACACCTTTTAAGCCTATAAGAAAAGGAACAGCTCACATTATTAAGCGGTACAAACCTATTGTAGTTCCCATTGTTATTGATGGATTTAGGCGCTCTTTTGATAAAAAAGGATTGCGTATTAAAAAGAAGAATATTTTACAATCATTTGAAATCAAAGCACCTTTAGAGATCGACTACGATAATGAAAGTACAGATGATATTGTAAAAAAAATCGAATA
The Flavivirga spongiicola genome window above contains:
- a CDS encoding NUDIX hydrolase — its product is MNFDEFLKLTSKIKNITLPAESSHFKMVPPFRRDLMEKQKEAIKKAKKAGVLALFYPDINKQTKFVLILRKTYKGVHSAQVAFPGGKLEKQDTSLKVAAVRETFEEVGVPIDTIKVIRKLSQVYIPPSNFYVQPFFGITKHTPSFIKQDDEVETIIEIDLQHLLDDGIIITKKVSTSYSVEVEVPAFKLNGYVVWGATAMMLSEMKDLLKPFM
- a CDS encoding lysophospholipid acyltransferase family protein: MGLFKRNPFGHILFLKKWLIRILGTLTHSRFRGFNELQIEGSEIIKNLPDTNVLFISNHQTYFADVVSMFHVFNASLSGRVDSIKNVGYLWNPKLNIYYVAAKETMKAGLLPKILAYVGSISIERTWRSEGQDVNRQVKMSDISSIGKALDDGWVITFPQGTTTPFKPIRKGTAHIIKRYKPIVVPIVIDGFRRSFDKKGLRIKKKNILQSFEIKAPLEIDYDNESTDDIVKKIEYAIEQHPSFLKVIPQKELEALEELNKKREW